CTGCCGCCGCCACCGCCGCCCTCGCCTTCGGCCTCACCGCCTGCGGCACGGACTCCGACCCGGCGTCCAAGAGCGAGACCGGTGCCAAGGCCGACACCTCCAAGGCCCTCGTCGTCGCCGCGTCCCCGACGCCGCACGCCGACATCCTGGACTTCGTCAAGAAGAACCTGGCGGAGAAGGCCGGCCTCAAGCTGGAGGTCAAGGAGTTCACGGACTACGTCCTGCCGAACACCGCCACCGAGACCGGCCAGGTCGACGCCAACTTCTTCCAGCACCAGCCCTACCTCGACGACTTCAACAAGAAGAACAACACCCACCTGGTCTCCGTCGGGACCGTGCACCTGGAGCCCCTCGGCCTCTACTCCAAGAAGGTCAAGAAGGCCGGCGACATCAAGTCCGGCCAGACCATCGCCGTGCCCAACGACACCACCAACGAGGGCCGCGCACTCCAGCTGCTCGCCGGCAACGGCCTGATCACCCTCAAGGACGGCGTCGGCACCAGCGCCAAGCTGAGCGACATCACCGACAAGAAGGGCCTCAAGTTCAAGGAGCTGGAGGCCGCGACCGTCCCCCGCGCCCTGAACGACGTGGACGCCGCCGTCATCAACGGCAACTACGCCATCGAGGCCAAGCTCAAGCCCGCCACCGACGCCCTCGCGATCGAGAAGGCCGACGGCAACCCGTACGCCAACATCATCGCCGTGAAGAAGGGCAACGAGAAGGACCCCCGAGTCCAGAAGCTCGTGAAGCTCCTGCACTCCGACGAGGTCAAGAAGTTCATCCAGGACAGCTACCAGGGCTCGGTCATCCCGGCCTTCGGATCCGCAGCCAAGTCCTGACCCCCGCACGGCATTTGCCCGACGAGCCCCGCACACCCCGCCCGGGTGTGCGGGGCTCCGCCGTGCGGACCCGCCCATGCACAGGTCCGGCCCGATGCTGCATGCTGTGCCTTTACACGGTCTTCGGCATGGAGCTGCGCATGACTTCCACCTTTCCGGACATCTCCATCAGCACGGATCGGTTGGTGCTGCGCCCCTTCGACATGGCGGACGTCCCCGCGTACATCGAGATGATGAACGACGAACTCGTCACCGCCTGGACCGAGGCACCCCAGCCCTACACCCAGGTCGACGCCGAGCGCTGGGTCCGCAGGATCGCTCCCGCGCAGCGCACCAAGGGCGACGGCATCGTCTTCGCCGTCACCGAGTTCCTCACCCAGCGCCTCGTCGGCTCGGTCCGGCTGCACAACACCGACTGGCGGACCCTGGCCACCGAGGCCGCCTACATCACCGCCCCCTGGGCGCGCGGCGAGGGATACGCCACCGAGTCCGTGCTGGCCCTCGCCCAGTGGCTCTTCCGCGACCAGGGCTTCGAGCGGATAGAGCTGCGCACCGCCGCCGACAACACCGCCTCCCAGCAGGTCGCCCAGAAGCTCGGCTGCATCAGCGAGGGCATCCTGCGCAACGCCCGGATAGCCCGCTCGCAGACCGAGGACGGAGGATGGGCCGACATCAGGACCGACCTGATCGTCTGGGGCCTGCTCCCCGAGGACCTGGAGGGAGTCGCCGAGCAGCTCGCCGACGCCGGTGGATACGGTACGTACAACGACTGGAACTGACCCTTCCCCCGTTCGGCACGCACCGGCACGGACCGGGTGAACCCGCCGTGACCGCCCCGGGGCGACCAGCCCCGCCTGCGACAACTCCAGGAGACTGACGAAAGATGGCCGACCGGGTCACAGTGATCGGCTGGGACGGCTCACCACTGACCAGAGTGGCCACCGCCGCGCTCTCGGCCGCCACCCTCGTCGCCGGAGCCGCCCACCACCTCGCACTGCCCGAGGTGCCGCCCGGCGCCGAACGGATCCGGCTCGGCTCGATCGACCTGGCCGCCCGGCGGATCGCCGGCCACCGCGGCAGCGCCGTGGTCCTCGCCGACGGCGACCCGGGGTTCTTCGGAGTCGTACGCAGTCTGCGCGCGCCCGAGCACGGCCTCGAAGTCGAAGTGGTGCCCGCCGTCTCCGCCGTCGCCACCGCCTTCGCCCGCGCCGGTATGCCCTGGGAGGACGCCCAGACCGTCGTCGCCCACCCCCGCAACCTTCGCCGCGCGGTGAACGTCTGCCGGGCCCACCACAAGGTCGCCGTCCTCACCTCGCCCGGTGCCGGACCCGCCGAACTCGCGCTGCTGCTCGAAGGCGTCCACCGCACGTTCGTCATCTGCGAGGAACTCGGCACCACCCGCGAACAGGTCACCGTCGTCACCTCGGAGAAGGCCGCCGACCACGTCTGGCGCGACCCCAACGTCGTCATCGTCATCGGCGGCGGCCCCGAACAGCGGGCCGACGGAGCGTGGATCGCGGGCCGCCACCCCGCCTACCCCCAGGGCGTACGCGGCTGGGCGCTGCCCGCCGACGCCTACCGCGGAGACGGACCGGGCCCCGCGGGGGAGAGCGGCGAGGGCGAGACCCCCGGACTGCGCGCCGCCCAACTCGCCCACCTCGGCCCCCGGACCGGCGACCTGGTCTGGGACATCGGCTCGGGCAGCGGCGCCCTGGCGGTGGAGGCGGCCCGATTCGGCGCCGCCGTCCTGGCCGTGGACAGCGACCGGGACGCCTGCGCCCGCACCGCGGCGGCGGCACGGTCCTTCGGCGTCCAGCTCCAAGTGGTCCAGGGGCGCGCCCCGCACGTGCTGGAACGGCTGCCCGAGCCCGATGTCGTACGGATCGGGGGCGGCGGCGTCCCCGTCGTGACCGCCGTCGCCGACCGCAGGCCGGAGCGGATCGTGACCCATGCCTCGACCCGGGACGAGGCCGAGGCGCTGGGCGCCGCCCTCACCGAGAACGGATACGCGGTCGCCTGCTCGCTCCTGCAGTCCGTCGAACTCGACACGTCCGCATGGTCGGAGCGCGAACGCTCGGTCGTCTTCCTGCTGTCCGCACTGCGTTCGGACCTCGCCCCCTGACCCTGCCCGCACACGGCGGGAGGTAGGCTGGCCGATCGTTGCACCGCGCCCGGATCATCGTCGCTTCGTTCGTCAATGTCCGGAAAAGGGGACCGTTTTGGCCCCCGTTGTGGTACGGCGGAACCGGGGGATGCGCAACGTG
This window of the Streptomyces sp. 840.1 genome carries:
- a CDS encoding MetQ/NlpA family ABC transporter substrate-binding protein → MRKNIKITAAAAATAALAFGLTACGTDSDPASKSETGAKADTSKALVVAASPTPHADILDFVKKNLAEKAGLKLEVKEFTDYVLPNTATETGQVDANFFQHQPYLDDFNKKNNTHLVSVGTVHLEPLGLYSKKVKKAGDIKSGQTIAVPNDTTNEGRALQLLAGNGLITLKDGVGTSAKLSDITDKKGLKFKELEAATVPRALNDVDAAVINGNYAIEAKLKPATDALAIEKADGNPYANIIAVKKGNEKDPRVQKLVKLLHSDEVKKFIQDSYQGSVIPAFGSAAKS
- a CDS encoding GNAT family N-acetyltransferase, which codes for MLCLYTVFGMELRMTSTFPDISISTDRLVLRPFDMADVPAYIEMMNDELVTAWTEAPQPYTQVDAERWVRRIAPAQRTKGDGIVFAVTEFLTQRLVGSVRLHNTDWRTLATEAAYITAPWARGEGYATESVLALAQWLFRDQGFERIELRTAADNTASQQVAQKLGCISEGILRNARIARSQTEDGGWADIRTDLIVWGLLPEDLEGVAEQLADAGGYGTYNDWN
- the cbiE gene encoding precorrin-6y C5,15-methyltransferase (decarboxylating) subunit CbiE, which gives rise to MADRVTVIGWDGSPLTRVATAALSAATLVAGAAHHLALPEVPPGAERIRLGSIDLAARRIAGHRGSAVVLADGDPGFFGVVRSLRAPEHGLEVEVVPAVSAVATAFARAGMPWEDAQTVVAHPRNLRRAVNVCRAHHKVAVLTSPGAGPAELALLLEGVHRTFVICEELGTTREQVTVVTSEKAADHVWRDPNVVIVIGGGPEQRADGAWIAGRHPAYPQGVRGWALPADAYRGDGPGPAGESGEGETPGLRAAQLAHLGPRTGDLVWDIGSGSGALAVEAARFGAAVLAVDSDRDACARTAAAARSFGVQLQVVQGRAPHVLERLPEPDVVRIGGGGVPVVTAVADRRPERIVTHASTRDEAEALGAALTENGYAVACSLLQSVELDTSAWSERERSVVFLLSALRSDLAP